The genomic region ATGTGGAGGTGTACTGGATATAGCGAAGGGAACCCCCAAGATTGATGTTGCAGCCTGGAATGCCTACCCGAACTCATTATGGCGCTATGTTGAAACCATGCCCTTCAAAAAGGATTCGAGGACATGGGAAGGCGTCACGATGGGAGAAGGTCAATCACCTCTAATTGTCCTGGATTCTGAAAACCCAAATTCATATGTGAAAGTCGACTACATGATGCCAACGTTATCCTTCAAGGATCGGGGCGCAGCCGTTCTGATGACACTGGCCAAGGAGTTGGGTGTGAAAAAGGTGATTGCCGACAGCAGCGGCAATGCAGGCACAGCAATCGCAGCCTATGCAGCACGCTCCAATATCGCCTGTGACATCTACTTGCGTGATACAACATCACCGAAGAAGATCGATCAGGTGAAGGCACATGGGGCCACAATCAAGGCGGTCCATGGTACCCGGGAGGATATTGCCGCGGTAGCCCAACAGGCTGTGGATGAAGAGGGGGTCTTCTACGCCAGTCATGTGTACAACCCGTATTTCTATGAAGGCACGAAGACATACGCCTACGAAATCTACGAACAGCTGAACGATGCGCCCGATTCGGTTATTGTTCCGGTGGGGAACGGGACACTGCTTCTTGGTGTCTATTACGGTTTTAAAGAGCTGTTTGAAAATGCCTTGATTGAGAAGATGCCGAAGATCATCGCCATCCAGGCGAAGCACTGTGCGCCCCTGGCTGAAGCCTACCGGAACGGTGAGGAGACTGCACAGGCCGTCGTCAATGAAGGGACGCTGGCGGAAGGGATCGCCATCGCCGCACCAGCGCGATCTAAGCAGATTCTTGAAGCTGTAAGAAATACGAATGGTACGTTCATTGAGATTGAAGAGGATGAAATCCTCGATGCACGAGCTGAACTGAGCGGAAAAGGATTCTATGTGGAAGTGACATCAGCAGTCAACTATGCCGGCTACCTCAAGTATGAAAAGCGTCCGGAAGAAAAAATAATCATCCCACTCTGTGGAGCGGGCATCAAATCGAAATAGGTTCGAGAAGTTAAGACATTAAATGAAAGGTGGATTCAGGGCAACTGATCAGCGAGTTATGGAAGCTTATAAGTAACCTCCCCATGTGCGTTCAGGAACTCCATCCTGGGCTCATCATTCTCATCTATGACCATCCGGATCCGATCCTTCCCTTTTGAATCCATAAGCTTCATGGATACATCACCATTTTGGGATTTACCCATGAAGGCACGTGGTGCGTTGCCTTTATACAATGCTTTATACGCGGTCTCTTTCTCCTCATCGCTCATATCAGATGATTCAATCTCACGATGTGCTTTGACGATATGTGAAAGTGGCCGATTGGGTCTATCAAAAACGGAAAATCCGTATTGGGTCTGTCCTTTTTCCTCTATGTAGCTCATCTGTACCACTTGATCCTGCCTGTACTCATCGAAGGTAAGGGAAGCGGTCATTGATGGGTTGCCATCTTCATCCTCTTCACTGCCAAAGATCAACCCGCCACATTCCTCTTCCCTTCCATTGTAGAACATCAGACCTGATATCGGATCATCTTGCCTATGGCCCGGCATGATATCTTGACCATCCAAAATCACTGGCGGAATATTCTCCTGATTGAAAAGTGTCATTTTGATTTTGCCATTGCTGTCGACAATATTAAGTTTCTCAACATCAAGCTCTGTGAACTTTTTCTTTTCCAATGAACAGCACTCCTTTTGATTTATGTAAAATGGGAATCACACTGTACTTTCTATAAAATGCTTAAACGCTTCTTCTTCCTCTACAT from Salinicoccus sp. RF5 harbors:
- a CDS encoding threonine synthase is translated as MEQFICSSCGRKHEITPTLWKCECGGVLDIAKGTPKIDVAAWNAYPNSLWRYVETMPFKKDSRTWEGVTMGEGQSPLIVLDSENPNSYVKVDYMMPTLSFKDRGAAVLMTLAKELGVKKVIADSSGNAGTAIAAYAARSNIACDIYLRDTTSPKKIDQVKAHGATIKAVHGTREDIAAVAQQAVDEEGVFYASHVYNPYFYEGTKTYAYEIYEQLNDAPDSVIVPVGNGTLLLGVYYGFKELFENALIEKMPKIIAIQAKHCAPLAEAYRNGEETAQAVVNEGTLAEGIAIAAPARSKQILEAVRNTNGTFIEIEEDEILDARAELSGKGFYVEVTSAVNYAGYLKYEKRPEEKIIIPLCGAGIKSK